Proteins found in one Myxococcus virescens genomic segment:
- a CDS encoding transposase: SIPPVKTPSGQRRFRPMKAHGDKAYASKKNRRGLRRRGIAPRIARPGVESKERLGRHRWVAERTQAWKNQFRRLRVRDERRADVHFGFLVLSCCVILLRSLYPHIC; the protein is encoded by the coding sequence ACTCAATACCTCCGGTGAAGACTCCCTCGGGACAGCGACGCTTTCGACCGATGAAGGCTCATGGTGACAAGGCCTACGCCTCCAAGAAGAACCGGCGAGGGCTGCGCAGGCGCGGAATCGCCCCACGTATTGCTCGTCCTGGAGTGGAGTCCAAGGAGCGGCTGGGCCGGCACCGCTGGGTGGCGGAGCGCACGCAGGCCTGGAAGAACCAGTTCCGCCGACTCCGCGTCCGCGACGAGCGCAGGGCCGACGTTCACTTCGGCTTCCTCGTCCTCAGTTGCTGCGTCATCCTCCTGCGCAGCCTCTACCCTCACATTTGTTAG